Genomic segment of Dromiciops gliroides isolate mDroGli1 chromosome 3, mDroGli1.pri, whole genome shotgun sequence:
CTACCCAACTTGaccccttctacctttctagtcttctcatcCCCTGTACATTCTCTCTGATCCAGACATGCTGGTCTATCTGTTCTTCCTCAtatacaacactccatctctgtGCTTCCTCTATGCCTGCAATGCTTTCCGTTATCACCTGTCCCTCTTTCCAAATCCCACTTTCCACAAAAGACATTTCTCAGACCCAGTTCCTCCCAACCAAATGATGTCAATATCTTCCTTCTGATATTACCTCCCCTTTTTACTGAATATACCTTGCATGTACAaaattgtttgcctgttgtctcccatcattagaatgtgagccttTTGAGGTCAAtgaatatatttttgcctttctttgtatcctctaatgtttagcacagtgcctggcacatagcaaatattTAATCAATACTTTTTGCCTATGCCTATATTTTCCTTCGGTTTTGATAAGAGATGTTCTTCCTCCCCAATTGTAACACTTCCTTTAAAATACTAAATTCCAACTCTCTGAAATAGTTTGCTCCCATTGTCCAGTCTCTTTTCTGAATCTTCACTCTCCCATTCTTCATGGGCTGCTTCCCCTATGCTTTCAAACATATATAGGTATCTCCTACTCATAACAATCATTTTGTTTGAACTCAACTTCCCCTGGAGCAACCATCCCATAATGCCTTCCTTTCATTGTCAAAATGGAAGTGGGtttctttctctgactctctccTAAAAGAATTCTCTCAAAGGTCATCAATAtagaacagagagaaaaggagattgaACTAATTGTCAAGTTCAATGGCATTATCTCAGTACTCATTGGCCTTGaattctttaaataattttatacttttaactttccatttcttattaaaatattttcttccttaagctCCATGACATTACATAAAGCCAGGTGTTCTTCCTACCTTAACAAAAGCTTTGTCTATTTCTCTTGCTCCATCATTGAATGGTGGAAAGAGAGCCACCCTATCTAAGATTGCTTAATTATGTAGTCCAGTCTCCTTATTATACACatcagtaaactgaggcctagagaagataaatgacttcctcatttactagagagaaggaaaggcaggatccaaactcaggtcctctgacacccaacacaatgttctttctattacaaCACCCACTCCCCCTTCAGCATATGTTCAAATGGTCATTGGAGTTCCAAGGCACAAGTATATTCTACCTCCTTATGGTTTAATAATCTGCAACAGTTATTCCTCATTCAATTCTTCTGGGTGGCAGGACAACAGAAGTCGAATGTTACCTCATTATTGATGTTCTTCATCAGCCTGTGGGTCCTCACCCAAATGGTCTCATGCATACATCTCACCTCATGTTCGTGTGCTCTCAGACAGGTAAATCTTCCTGATTTATGATGCCACCTACTTGTTTTTAAACATCTActttgttccttttaaaaatgaagtatttttCCATTAGCTCACTAATCACAACTGGTAAAATTCTCAGTGGGTAGAGATCTGGTTTTAAAGCCCACAGGAGTGAGGGTCAAGTCCCAACCCTGCCACATACTGCTGTGGGGCCCAAGGTAAATGACTAAATCTCGGAGACTCTAAGACCTAAAGTTACAGAGTAAGTCACTGACCAGTGTCGGCAGAAGAAATTTTCTCACTTATTAgttctctatgccaataaattcacTCTTTTGGTCCCTTTCCAAATCATGTGTGACATCCCACCGAGTCTCAGTGATATCTATGAGGCTGAATTTACCTGCCCTTCTTAAAATATCTAACACATAGtgcaggaatttatttttatttgactataCCTATTTGTAACAgactttgtttttcattctttttcagttGAGCAGTAGGTGAAGAGGTGGGATGGATAGTGttcagaattggaaataaaacaaaatgcaaaaaaatgttTACCACAGTTTCTTTTCCAGTctttgtgcatacatatatgaacatCTGCTCCCATGaacccaaattctcttcctttcccctgttGCAGTCTCCTCTACTCCTATTCTTCTCTCTAGGTCAGAAGCTCTTTATATGTGACTTGTgacctttaaaaaatatctgaCAATTATAAATAACCAATTACATATAATTGGTTactttttgcaatcatttattttatgcggttaaaaatattcttctaagGATCTCATAGGCTTAGCTATATGACCAAAGGGCTTTGAAACAGAATAAAAAGGTTAGGATCCCTTGCTGTAGGCAATAGTTGCTATATCTGGGATCTTTTCTCTCTGCTCCTGCTCctttttcagtttaatttaaAAGCATGGAATCAACTCTTTCAACTAGGTTCTCTTCTCCCACTGATAGTACAGAGATGGAGGGGAGGCgggggggacagagagaaagagatagagacagagagacagacagaaacagagggacagagggacagagacagacagagacagagagactctgGTATTGAGGACAGGAAAAGGAAAGACTGAGGATTAGAAAAGGAGAtactgaaagacagagagaacatTGAAGAAGACAGAGTAGGCCTGgtttggggagagaaagaaaggaaggctgaagaacaagaaaggaaaaactaaGGGCAGGACTGTGCTGGTAAATATCAACCAGCTCTCAGGAAGAAAAATGTACCcatgatacactttttttttaatttaatctgcattattaacattttctccatcactttcttaagtctagactatcagcaaaacaataaatcaagtacAGATTTAGAGAATTTGCCaatttttgaggtataaatgctaacactaaaaatttaacaatcaggggcagctaggtggcacagtggatagagcaccggccctggagtcaggaggacctgagttcaaatccagcctcagacccttgacactttctagctgtgtgaccctgggcaagtcacttaaccccaattgcctcaccaaaaaaaagaaagaaagaaagaaagaaagaaagaaagaaagaaagaaagaaagaaagaaagaaagaaagaaagaaagaaagaaagaaagaaagaaagaaagaaaatttaacaatcaactcttgaGATCCAGTTTGAGCTATTCCTAGCATACCCCCTAGCTAAAGAACATAAGTAGGGGATGCTGGATGATAATGAGAGGAAGACTCAGGGATGGAGGCTCTGTAAATGGAAAGATGCAGAGATACTGGCTTTACAATTTATCTCTCCCTGAGGCCATTTTATCCAGGCCCCTATCTCTTGAGGATCTCTCTTTCTTGGTGAGATGTTAACCTATCCAATCCTTCAAGACCCCCAAGAATGGAGACTCCATGGCCATCTTTCATTAAGCACTGCCAATGTCTCATTCCATTTCCTGGCAggaagtttatttttgtttttattttcatgaatTTCCTATGTCTTAAAATTAAGCATGTGGGATTTGAAAACAGTGGTAAGAGCATTGGACATACAATCCAAGACCTGGGCTTGATCCATGATTCCAGGACTGTCACTGAAAAAGCTGtgtaattttggaaaaattccttcatttttctgaaGTTCAATCTCCACATAAGTAGAGATTTGGACTGAACAGGGCAGGATTGAAACAACTGGCTCCCTTTGCCTCACAGGACTGTTATGAGGATCCGGTTAATTTGTGAAAGCAAATGCAAGCAGGCTATACAAAGATGGGGAATAGGTATTGCTATGACTCAAAGTTCTCACCTACCAGGATCCCCTTCTTACCCCCAACTCATTAATATAAGATTCCATTCCTGCCACCAGACACTATCTTCCACATGGCCTGTACTGTACACCAGCCCCTAGCCTCTCCAAGTGTTCATCTCAGCTTTCACTCACCTTCTCTCTCTGCCAGCAAGGGTTCTGTAGAACCAGGCCTGTTCTCTGCTTACATCATACCTTTAAGGTCATTGTCTACAGTACCTGAGAGCCTGTGGGCCCCCCTCTCCTGCTGGGATATTTACATCATCTCTATTTTCATAGATTGCCACGGGGACATCGGATTCAGCAGGGATTCCCAAGTCACTGATGTACTTTTTACCCAGAGAGCCCATGATATCCATCACAGGCCTATGGagccagtgtcttccctctctccccagaaGATTATAGCAAAGCTGTATTCTGTTCCTAGGATTTGAAGTTAAAAGACAACCTAGGGATCATCTAGTTTAACGCTATCTTTTTAGAAAGAAGGAGCCTGAGAGCCAAAGTATGGAAATGTAGGGTAATaacttttatatttataccttaaGTTTTATAAAACccaattcattttctcatttgaacctcaacaataactctgtgaactagatgttatcattatccccacttttcaTAAGAAGAACTAAGACATCAAATGATTTGtgtggggtcacacagttactaaatgACTGGTAGAATTTGAATACAGGCTTTTCTTTCTCAGACCAGGACTTAATCCACAATGCAACTCCACCCCTCAGTAAGGCTCAAAGGCAAGGTGAGATAGTGAATTATTGCTTCATCAAGAAacaccaggagcagctaggtggagccctggattcaggaagacccgagttcaaatacaacctcagacactcaaacacttactagctgtgtgaccctgggcaagtcacttaaccctcattgccccacaaaaaaaaaaagaaaagaaaaaagaaacaccagATTATTTGTCCAAAGATCtttgttcaaatcttggctttgttCCTAACTATCTCTGTGATAAGGACAAATTATTATTtgtctctgggccttggtttccttctctggaaaattaggagttttatttaattttttttatactgTAGTTATTTTCCTATCTATTAATTTCCCTCTATGAGATCAGGGAATATTGTCAGAGATCAATAAACTTGATTGTTTTGGTAttctatttcttgccttctcaatgagtgggggagggatagagggagagagagaatttggaaccaaaagtaaaaacatttaaaattttaaaatttaataaacttCATTTCTCTCCCACAGCTGAGCACAGTGTTCAGCACAGAGTAGGtgaataataaataattgctgaatgaatgaatgaatgaatgagtgagtgaatgaatgaatgaatgaacctgaaaattagaatagaactGTGTCCAAGAAAGGACCTAAAGCTGGAACTGAGGATGAACTGTGGATTGGAATAGGAGACAAATAAGAAAGGCCAGTTTTTATTTGCTTTGAAAGTGGCTCCTTCAGGCCCCCTTCTAAATCTGTCTAGCTTTTTCCTtagctactttgtatttattatgtattttttttccttaaaacttATATCAGTGGTGttaaacttaaatttttaaaaaaaggtccaCATAAGGATTCCTGAACTTGCATATTGacttaagtttttaaaatatattttatctacctttattttgttttgtaaaatgtACCCAAATAACATTTTCATATGGTTCAGGCCACACTCAGGAATATTGTGGGTCatattgcccccccacccccagccttccCATTTGCCACTTCTGTGGTACAGGTTGCCTCTCCCAGGGAGAGATTGCTTCCTTTTCACCTTTTTtatacccagtgcctagcacaaagcctggcTCAGAGacaacacttaataaataattctttATTGACTGAAAATACATAGCTACAGAGCTTCATGTTGGGAGATATGGGTGCTGTAGTCCCAAAAGCTAGCCACCAAGAAAGAGGCAGGGATTCTAGATGTCCTTTACATAATCCTTTGGCTTCTGAAGATCTGGGACTCTGTCCCTGGGTTAGACTAATTCTTATTTATCCTACATGAGGAATTGTGTCCTGGGGGACTTTATTCTTACTCTGATTGACTTTAGGGATTATGGGTTCCTCAAGAGAATTCTCCTCCAGGGCACTCTGTCCACATTCTAATTTGGGGGGATTACTTGCTTCTTCTTAGGATAAAGGAACCCCACCTATGTATAGGTATAGCTGATGAATTAGAAATGTAAACAGGGTTCTAAGGGGTGAGGCTGGTCCCTTGGCACTCACCTCAATCTATGATAGAACAAGGAAAATAGGCCTGGCTTCTGTTAAGAATAGGGGatttagaaagaaggaagaagggttaGTTCTGACTTTGTGCTTCATCTTTGAGGATTTTTGTTTATACTTGTAGTGTCTACCACAGTGTCTCACATGTAGTAGAAACTCAGTAAATGACAGTTGAATCAGATTGAATTGGAAACCAGGTACAAGAGAGATCTGAGGTTCTGAATCAATGCACTTCAGTTTGTCCTGGGATTAGAAGCTGCTATCTAGGAGGCAAGGGTTGTCACTGGCAAGACATTGCCCAACTTGGCATGTATTTTATCACAGAAGCTGACTCCTTATTGAAGTGTTCATGCTGTGGTTAGCTTATTTGATTTAGATTTTGGTGAACCTGGAAAGAACTTTGACACAAAAGTCAATTTCCGCTGGTGTTTTTCAGAACCATCTGCCCATCACACAGCCTTAGGTACCCAGGCTGATTATATACATCTTGGTTCTTCCTAGATGCCACCCTACCCACCAGGAAAAATTTACAAGTTCACAatgtcaaatatatatatgtatatatacacatacacacacacacacacacacacacacacacacatatatatcacatttaatcataaaagtaacatacaattagtcatgttgttgttcagttatatctgacttttcatgaccccatttggaattttcatgggaaagatactggaacagtttactatttccttctccagctcattttacagaggaagcaaACCGGGTTAAATGACCAgccacagctagtaattgtctaaggctagatttgaactcaggtgtttctgatttcaggcccagagctttattcactgtgccacacagctgccctaGTCATAACTATATATAATTCCCACTCACTTTCCCCACTTAAGGTTGAGGTTACCCAGTTCCAtgatctgcccctcccccacaattCCCCAGCCAGACATGAGtcatatcatagatttaaaactggaagacaCCTTTACAGCCCtcaaatccaatcccttcattttacagatgaggtaacagcCATAGAGAggttaacttgcccaaggtcacatgactagtaaatgtttcatgtgaaatttgaattccaatctttctgattccaagtcctacactctctccactgtgctacctcaatGAGTCTCCTACAGTACAAGAATTCCTGATCTACTCCATAGCCTAGGTTCTGCGTGTTGACAAGTTCAATAACTATACTTTGTTGTGGTCAAGGTGGATGGAcgaatgggtggatggatgacaAATTCTTGGGATTCACTTGCTTCATAGCTGTGGAATAGGAAATGCCTATAGCACCATGACTTGGAAGATCTGAGCCTAGGGAGTGTTCTCAAGTTAGAAGTGAACtggcagggggcaactaggtggtacagtggatagagcactggccctggattcaggaggacctgagttcaaatttggcctcaaacacataagacttatttgctgtgtgaccccagaaaagtcacttaatcctcattgccccgccaaaaaaaaaaaagtgagctggCAAAGGGGGAGAGGGTAGTTTTTTCAATAGCCCAAAAAGCTTGAGGTGGGGGGGGTGTGCCACGGAGAGGAAATTAGCCAGATGAGAGGGGAGAAGTCCTCTGGAAAAAATTGTTAATGTTAGGGGGAACTAAAGAGGGAAGAAACCTTGGCAGAGAATGGACTATACTGAAGAAGCCAGAAGGGAATCCAGGTTGGAGGGTCTCTCAGTAAATCTTATCTCAGTTGGAAATAGCTAGTATCTGTGTCTGTGATACTTCCTGGATGGAGTCTGAACTCACATCCTTCTCATAATTGGAGCTAAAGGGCTTCTGTTCCTTTAAGTCTCTAGTTCTGAAAGACTTTGACTGATATTATCATCAAAGACCAACCCAGCTTAAATGTCATCTCCTATATGAACCCTCCAAGAAGTCTTTCCAGGAATAATGATCATCTGCCCTTTGAGTCTCACAGAGCATTTTGTGTCTACTTCCTCACCATACCCCCAGCCCCAACTTCACAAGTATTCTTTTTGCCATGGGGATATAGGTCTTTGCATTAACAGCAGACATATTGGCTAAGAGCAAAAGGTAGGACCTCTGGTTCATAACTGTatcaaactgaattgaattaaaacacTGGGTACAATAAACTTATTCTATGTTCCATGCCTTATAAACCAAAGTACTTACAAGGGAACTGACAATGCCTAGATCAGAGATATAGGAGAAATGAGCCAAATTCAGTGTTTCTAGATATATCTCAGTGGAAGTATGAGCCatgatgttattattaatatctgCAGGTTTGAAACAGGTCCATCTGTCCACAAGGGACATGTTACTGTGTTGATGTCTTACACATACTAAATGCCCtccatgagggcagagattgtactttttttttttttttgctgggcaatgagggtaaagtgacttgcccagagtcacacagctagtaagtgtcaagtgtctgaggccagatttgaactcagatcctcctgaatccagggccagtgctttatccactgtgccacctagctacccctgattgtacatttataatatatattttctcagGATAGAGCTCAATGTATATCCCccagtagaggcttaataaatatttgtcaaacttaattaaatataaaaggaaCCATTATCTGCCTCACTCCCAGGAAGGCTTCCATTAATCCTAGTGCCTAGAATTCCATTTTAGTTGCACCATGAGCTTGATAATCGCCCGACGTATCTCCTTGGTCTTAATACTATAGATGATGGGGTTCAGCATGGGAGGCACAAATAGGTAGATGTTAGCCATAAGGAGGTGGACAATAGGTGAAGCATGCTTTCCAAAGCGGTGTACTAAAGACAGTCCCACCATAGGCACAAAGAAGACCATCACAGCACTGAGATGTGAGGTACATGTCTGAAATGCCCGTAGCCGCTCTTCTCGTGAGGCCAAACCCATCACAGCATGGAGAATGAGTGCATAGGACAAGGCAATGAAAACCAGGTCAAGAACCACAGTGAATACCACCAATGTTAGCCCATATAGATTATTAAAGGTAGTGTCTACACAGGCCAGTCGGATCACATCCTGGTGCAGacaaaaagagtgagagaggatTCTCCGTCCACAGTATGGGAAAGCTTGGAGAAGGAGGACAATAGGGAGTAAAGCCACAGGGCCCCTGAGGATGATGGCAATGCCAGCCCGAGTCACTCTCTGGCCCGTGACAATGACTGAGTACCGCAACGGGAAACAGATGGCCACAAAACGGTCAAATGACATAACAAGGAGCACTGCGGACTCCatgaaggaaaaggaatggaTACAAAACATCTGGAACTGGCAAGTGCCAAAATAGATGCCCTGGGAACCAAGCCAGAAGGTGACCAGTGTAGTGGGCAGTGTGGATACTGAGAGGCCAAGGTCATTGAGGGCCAGCAGTGAGAGAAGGTAGTACATGGGTGTGTGGAGGTGAGTGTTTGTCttaatgatgaacaggatgaagCAGTTACCCAAGATGGCCACCAGATACATAAAGCAGAAGGGGATAAGGATCCAGTGTTGAATGGCCTCCAAACCAGGGAAACCAATGAGGTAGAAAGTAGGCCGGAAATGGGTGGCATTGATCAGGGACATAGAGTGAAGAATGAAGGAAATTGGGCCTTCTTTCTGGAAATCAAGCTGAAAAGAAAACCATCAAATATCTGGTTACTTATTAACAAAGAGGAATGTCAGAATCAGAACTCATTCATTGTCTTCAGTAACACTTACATCACCATCCTCCTTAATATACACCAATCTCACCATAGTCATTTGCCATCTGCAAGGGAGATGCCATTTGACCACCTGGCTTCTTCATCTCCACTCCTTCTCTCTATGATCTGTGAGTTGTCTGAGTGAATCTCACAAGACTCCCTTATCACCAAGCCAGTGGATCCTAATAACAGTAAAATCCTATTGTTAAAGGTGCTAGAGTGAAtttgagctgttttttttttaatagacagaGTTTCAAAGTTTAATCCAAAGTTTCATAAATATTCAGTTTCTTCTTGAACTTGAACAAAGAAACAGTAAGGTCATTTGGATGATAGCTATATGGCAAAGAGTGGGGATGAGAAATTTGGTCAAGAAGACAATAACATATTTTTTcatcccaatcttttttttttcatatttcatccTTGATAAGACTAAAAATCTTGAATCTCTACATCCTTCAGTATGGAGTTCATTTTGTGTTCAGCAAAATGCTGCTAAGATCTTATTTATACCCCAATGTTTGGCTTTTATCTATTTACACAAATTATAGTGGACTatctaacaacaataatatatacctatatatgtatatattgtgtaccCCATTTGAATGTCACCTCCTTATGGACAGAAACaatttttgccattctttttattctcagaACTTAACATAGTGATTGGGATATACAATgtgcttactaaatacttgttgattaaggGATTGATTATAAACAATATTATCTCAGATTATCAATTGTTAATCTTAACTAATGCAAAGAGCTTCACATTTATGTACCtttcttttaaaacctttttggTTCCTTCTTGAATTTCCCATAATTCCCCCTCCTcctactctctcagctgagaactttgcctatttcacagaaggaaaaaaaaaacagaccccTCCCCAAGAACGccgctttctctctttttcttcattttacatcacTTTGATGCCTTCTGCCACTGAATCTCCTCCTGTTTCCCTGTTTCACATAAGGAGATGGACCTTCCCCTTGCTAAGGCAAAACTCTACAGGTACATGATCCCTTGCAAATCCAACTTCTCCAGCAgctttctccctctatttccccCTCTCTTGTTTATCTTCATTATTTCTGTTTCTACTGGCTACTTCCCTACAGCCTACAAACATGTGCCTCTCCCCCATCTTCAaacaaatctcatttgatctttttaatCCCATTAGCTATTGGCCCAttactcttttcccttttgtggctaaattcttATAAGTGTCTccacttcctttcattcttcttaactctctacaatACATCTTTCAGCCTCagcattcaactaaaactgctttctccaaggttactaatgatctcttttttttttttttttttttttttttttgttgaggcaattggggttaagtgacttgcccagccaataagtgtcaagtgtctgaggccaaatttgaactcaggtcctcctgactccagggccagtgctctttccactgcaccacctagctgccccttcttctttttttttcaattacaaaagtattttattattttccagtaacatgtagaaatagttttcaacatttatttttataagatttctagtttcaattttttctccctcccttgcctccctcccctgtccccaagacagcaagtaatctaatataggttatatatgtacaatcacattaaacataattctgcattagtcttgctggaaaagaagaaacagagcaaaaaggaaacacctcaaaatagaaaaacagcgccaaaaccaaaagaaatagtatggttcaatctacctccatattccacagttcattttttgctggatttggagaacattttccatcatgagtcctgtggaactatcttgtaccattgtattactgagaagaatcaagtctatcatagttgatcaacacataatgttgatgatactgtgtataatgttctcctggttctgctcatctcacttggcatcagttcatgtaaatccttccaagtttctctgaaatctgcctactcatcatttcttacagcacaatagtattccattacattcatataacacaacttcttcagctattgcccaattgatgggcaagccctcaatttacaattccttgccactacaaaaagagcagcta
This window contains:
- the LOC122748072 gene encoding olfactory receptor 51M1-like, encoding MSLINATHFRPTFYLIGFPGLEAIQHWILIPFCFMYLVAILGNCFILFIIKTNTHLHTPMYYLLSLLALNDLGLSVSTLPTTLVTFWLGSQGIYFGTCQFQMFCIHSFSFMESAVLLVMSFDRFVAICFPLRYSVIVTGQRVTRAGIAIILRGPVALLPIVLLLQAFPYCGRRILSHSFCLHQDVIRLACVDTTFNNLYGLTLVVFTVVLDLVFIALSYALILHAVMGLASREERLRAFQTCTSHLSAVMVFFVPMVGLSLVHRFGKHASPIVHLLMANIYLFVPPMLNPIIYSIKTKEIRRAIIKLMVQLKWNSRH